One genomic window of Pseudomonadota bacterium includes the following:
- a CDS encoding acyl-CoA synthetase — protein MPSSLFDRDLDRNAANFAPLSPVPFLERTASIDPGKTAIIHGPLERSYGDFHARCRRLGAALKARGIGPGDAVAVLAPNTPMALEAHFGVPMAGAVLNALNVRLDAAGVAFILEHGGAKLLLCDSEFRGVALKALAMIEPKPILVSVFDTLGPKVEPFGQVDYEELLAEGEDGFAGLLPKDEWQAISLNYTSGTTGNPKGVVYHHRGAALNAIGNAIAFGLSARTVYLWTLPMFHCNGWSYPWAVTLAGGTHVCLRRIDAGEVFRLIEQHGVTHLCGAPIVLTMLIHAPDAAKRRFAHRVEVATGGAAPPSAVIAGMAAMGFRVTHLYGLTETYGPATLCAWQEAWDGLAAPEQALRIARQGVNYPTMEALRVADPATGKEVPADGSTIGELQLRGNTVMKGYLKNPSATAEALGSGWLRTGDLAVRHQDGYVEIKDRAKDIIISGGENISSLEVEEVLYRHPSVMEAAVVARPDAHWGESPCAFISLKAGAGETTHESIIGWCRTEMARYKVPRTVVFGELPKTSTGKIQKYLLREQAKAMGARAHDDESDEWTSASRA, from the coding sequence ATGCCGTCCAGCCTCTTCGATCGCGATCTCGACCGCAACGCCGCGAACTTCGCGCCCTTGTCGCCGGTGCCCTTCCTGGAGCGCACCGCGTCTATCGACCCCGGCAAGACCGCCATCATTCATGGGCCGCTCGAGCGGAGCTACGGGGATTTCCATGCCCGCTGCCGGCGTCTCGGCGCGGCGCTGAAGGCACGGGGCATCGGTCCGGGCGATGCGGTCGCGGTGCTGGCGCCGAACACACCCATGGCGCTCGAGGCGCATTTCGGCGTGCCGATGGCGGGTGCCGTCCTGAATGCGCTCAATGTCCGCCTGGACGCCGCCGGCGTCGCTTTCATCCTCGAGCATGGCGGGGCGAAGCTGCTCTTGTGCGACAGCGAGTTTCGCGGCGTGGCGCTCAAGGCGCTGGCGATGATCGAGCCGAAGCCGATCCTGGTGTCGGTCTTCGATACGCTCGGACCCAAGGTCGAGCCGTTCGGTCAGGTCGACTATGAAGAGCTCTTGGCAGAGGGCGAGGACGGATTTGCCGGCTTGCTGCCCAAGGACGAGTGGCAGGCGATCTCCCTCAACTACACCTCGGGCACGACCGGCAACCCGAAGGGCGTGGTCTATCACCACCGCGGCGCCGCTCTCAATGCGATCGGCAATGCCATCGCCTTCGGCCTCTCGGCAAGGACGGTCTATCTATGGACGCTGCCGATGTTCCACTGCAATGGCTGGAGCTATCCCTGGGCGGTGACCTTGGCAGGCGGGACCCATGTGTGCTTGCGTCGGATCGACGCAGGCGAGGTGTTTCGGCTCATCGAACAGCATGGGGTGACCCATCTCTGCGGCGCGCCGATCGTGCTCACCATGCTGATCCACGCGCCCGATGCCGCGAAGCGGCGGTTTGCCCACCGGGTCGAGGTGGCGACCGGCGGAGCAGCGCCACCCAGCGCCGTCATCGCCGGCATGGCGGCGATGGGCTTCCGCGTAACGCATCTCTACGGGCTGACCGAGACCTATGGGCCGGCGACGCTCTGCGCCTGGCAGGAGGCGTGGGACGGTCTTGCCGCACCCGAGCAGGCGCTCCGGATCGCCCGCCAGGGCGTCAACTATCCGACTATGGAGGCGTTGCGGGTGGCCGATCCGGCCACCGGCAAGGAGGTACCGGCAGACGGAAGCACCATCGGCGAGCTGCAGCTCCGCGGCAACACGGTGATGAAGGGCTACTTGAAGAACCCCAGCGCCACCGCCGAAGCCTTGGGCTCGGGCTGGCTCCGCACCGGCGATCTCGCGGTCAGGCATCAAGACGGCTATGTCGAGATCAAGGACCGAGCGAAGGACATCATCATTTCCGGCGGCGAGAATATCTCGAGCCTGGAAGTGGAGGAGGTGCTCTACCGACATCCCTCCGTCATGGAGGCGGCGGTGGTGGCGCGGCCCGACGCGCATTGGGGCGAGAGCCCGTGCGCCTTCATCTCATTGAAGGCCGGCGCCGGCGAGACGACGCACGAGTCGATCATTGGCTGGTGCCGGACCGAGATGGCGCGCTACAAGGTGCCGCGCACGGTCGTCTTCGGCGAATTGCCGAAGACCTCCACGGGCAAGATCCAGAAATACCTGCTGCGCGAGCAGGCGAAGGCCATGGGCGCGCGCGCCCACGACGACGAATCGGATGAATGGACGAGCGCTTCTCGCGCTTGA
- the hisD gene encoding histidinol dehydrogenase, producing the protein MPRRLDARSADFERDFCRLLADREGAVEDVAGAVAAIIAEVRQRGDQALIELTLRFDRLELTQERFRIGEAEIEAALATVPKHQLAALDLAARRIEAFHRRQLPADLRYRDEDGVDLAMRWHPLDSVGLYVPGGLAAYPSSVLMNALPARVAGVERVAMTVPTPEGRLNPLVLAAARRAGIREIYRLGGAQAVAALAYGTETIRPVDKIVGPGNIYVATAKRQVFGHVGIDAFAGPSEIVVIADRNNDPGWIAADLLSQAEHDPTAQAILITDDTTFAEAVAAAAERHLGRLERAPIAGASWRDHGAVIIVDRIEAAVTLINRLAPEHLELAIDDPEAVARQVKHAGAIFLGRHTPEAVGDYVAGPNHVLPTSRTARFSSGLGVLDFMKRTTLVGCDVGALSRIGPAAVTLAEAEGLGAHALSVALRLGPQK; encoded by the coding sequence ATGCCCAGACGGCTTGATGCGCGCTCGGCCGACTTCGAGCGGGACTTTTGCCGCCTGCTGGCCGATCGCGAAGGTGCCGTCGAGGACGTGGCCGGAGCCGTCGCCGCCATCATCGCCGAGGTGCGCCAGCGGGGCGACCAGGCACTGATCGAGCTCACCCTCCGGTTCGATCGCCTGGAGCTGACACAGGAGCGCTTTCGGATCGGCGAAGCGGAGATCGAGGCAGCGCTCGCCACCGTGCCGAAGCACCAGCTGGCGGCCCTGGATCTCGCGGCGCGGCGCATCGAGGCTTTCCATCGCCGCCAATTGCCCGCGGATCTCCGCTATCGCGACGAGGACGGCGTCGACCTGGCGATGCGATGGCACCCGCTCGATTCGGTGGGTCTCTACGTGCCTGGCGGGCTAGCGGCCTATCCGAGCTCGGTCTTGATGAACGCGCTGCCGGCGCGCGTGGCCGGAGTCGAGCGGGTGGCGATGACGGTGCCGACACCGGAAGGCAGGCTGAACCCGCTGGTGCTCGCGGCCGCCAGGCGGGCGGGAATCCGGGAGATCTACCGGCTGGGCGGCGCCCAGGCGGTGGCTGCGCTCGCCTACGGCACCGAGACCATCCGGCCCGTGGACAAGATCGTCGGCCCCGGCAACATCTATGTCGCGACCGCCAAACGCCAGGTCTTCGGCCATGTCGGCATCGATGCCTTCGCCGGACCTTCGGAAATCGTCGTCATCGCCGACCGAAACAACGATCCCGGCTGGATCGCCGCCGACCTCCTGTCCCAGGCCGAGCATGATCCTACCGCCCAGGCGATCCTCATCACCGACGATACGACTTTTGCCGAGGCGGTGGCGGCGGCGGCCGAGCGGCATCTGGGACGGCTCGAGCGCGCGCCCATCGCCGGGGCGAGCTGGCGCGACCACGGCGCCGTCATCATCGTCGATCGGATCGAGGCCGCGGTGACGCTGATCAACCGCCTGGCGCCGGAGCATCTGGAGCTGGCCATCGACGATCCCGAGGCTGTGGCGCGACAGGTCAAGCATGCCGGCGCAATCTTTCTCGGTCGGCATACGCCGGAAGCGGTCGGCGACTATGTCGCCGGACCCAATCACGTGCTGCCGACCTCGCGCACCGCCCGGTTCTCCTCCGGCCTGGGGGTCCTCGACTTCATGAAGCGAACCACGCTGGTCGGCTGCGACGTCGGCGCTTTGTCAAGGATCGGACCGGCCGCCGTTACGCTCGCCGAAGCGGAGGGCTTGGGCGCGCATGCGCTCTCCGTGGCGCTGAGACTCGGGCCGCAGAAGTAG
- the murA gene encoding UDP-N-acetylglucosamine 1-carboxyvinyltransferase, producing MDRIRIAGGRRLAGRILISGAKNAALPLMCASLLTDATLTLANLPHLTDISTLASLLGQHGVVITMNGEGPQGHHGRTLSLTAGEISSTTAPYDLVRQIRASVLVLGPLVARMGHANVALPGGDAIGIRPVDLHLKGLAELGAEVALAKGFIEARAPHGLKGARIVMPSVSVGATENLMMAATLAAGETVLVNAAREPEVADLARCLSAMGADIEGIGSDTIRIRGQKRLGGTSYSVIADRIEAGTYAIAAAITGGEIELIGIELELIEALVQALGRAGVRIEPTKAGARVTRQDGLVGVDVMTEPYPGFPTDLQAQMMALMATAKGASLITETIFENRFMHVPELARLGADINVHGRSALVRGVQRLNGAPVMATDVRASVCLVLAGLAAEGTTEIDRVYHLDRGYEQLEGKLAACGAEIERIRGTGA from the coding sequence GTGGATCGCATACGCATAGCGGGTGGCCGCCGGCTCGCCGGCCGGATTCTCATAAGCGGCGCCAAGAATGCCGCCTTGCCGCTCATGTGCGCGAGCCTGCTGACCGATGCGACCTTGACTTTGGCGAACCTGCCGCACCTCACTGATATCTCGACCCTGGCGAGCCTGTTGGGTCAGCACGGGGTCGTCATCACCATGAACGGCGAGGGACCTCAGGGCCATCACGGCCGCACTCTGTCGCTCACCGCGGGCGAGATCAGCAGCACCACCGCACCCTACGATCTCGTTCGCCAGATCCGGGCCTCGGTCCTGGTGCTGGGGCCGCTGGTCGCCCGCATGGGCCATGCGAACGTGGCGCTGCCGGGTGGAGACGCGATCGGCATCCGCCCGGTCGACCTGCACCTCAAGGGCTTGGCCGAGCTCGGCGCCGAGGTGGCGCTCGCCAAGGGCTTCATCGAGGCGCGAGCACCCCATGGCCTCAAAGGTGCCCGCATCGTCATGCCCTCGGTCTCCGTGGGCGCCACCGAGAACCTGATGATGGCGGCCACCCTCGCCGCGGGCGAGACGGTGCTGGTGAACGCCGCGCGCGAGCCCGAGGTCGCGGATCTCGCCCGTTGCCTCTCCGCCATGGGGGCGGACATCGAGGGCATCGGCAGCGATACGATCCGCATCCGTGGACAGAAGCGCCTCGGCGGAACCTCCTATTCGGTGATCGCCGACCGCATCGAGGCCGGCACCTATGCGATTGCCGCGGCCATCACCGGCGGCGAGATCGAGCTCATCGGCATCGAGCTGGAGCTCATCGAAGCCTTGGTGCAGGCGCTGGGGCGGGCAGGGGTCAGGATCGAGCCGACCAAGGCGGGGGCCCGCGTGACCCGGCAGGACGGGCTCGTCGGGGTCGATGTCATGACCGAGCCCTATCCCGGCTTTCCGACCGATCTGCAAGCGCAGATGATGGCATTGATGGCGACCGCCAAGGGCGCGTCGCTGATCACCGAGACCATCTTCGAAAACCGCTTCATGCACGTTCCCGAGCTGGCTCGGCTCGGCGCCGACATCAACGTGCACGGGCGCTCGGCCCTGGTGCGCGGCGTCCAGCGCCTGAACGGCGCCCCGGTGATGGCGACCGATGTCAGGGCGTCGGTGTGCCTGGTCTTGGCGGGGCTGGCGGCCGAGGGTACGACGGAGATCGATCGGGTTTATCATCTCGACCGCGGCTACGAGCAGCTCGAAGGCAAGCTTGCAGCCTGCGGCGCAGAGATCGAGCGGATACGGGGGACGGGAGCGTGA
- a CDS encoding ATP phosphoribosyltransferase, with the protein MASPGRHCSGRAIHPTTGAEGPLRSDDMLILAVPKGRILDEAMPLIRLAGIEPEASFADPESRQLRFATNHAAISIIRVRSFDVATFLAFGAAHLAIAGNDVIMEFNYSEIYTPLDLKVGRCHLAVAERRDMAGREDPQRWSHLRVATKYPQITRRHFAQRGVQAECIKLNGALELAPSLGLCRRIVDLVATGRTLRDNGLVEVERIAEVTARLAVNRSAFKTRSAQVGEWIERFREAADAQTA; encoded by the coding sequence ATGGCGAGCCCTGGCCGACATTGTTCCGGCCGAGCCATTCACCCGACGACCGGAGCTGAGGGTCCGTTGCGAAGCGACGACATGCTCATATTGGCGGTACCGAAGGGGCGCATCCTGGATGAGGCGATGCCGCTCATTCGGCTGGCCGGGATCGAGCCGGAAGCCTCCTTCGCCGATCCGGAGTCGCGTCAGCTCCGCTTCGCCACCAATCACGCGGCGATTTCCATCATTCGCGTGCGTTCCTTCGACGTGGCGACATTCCTTGCCTTCGGCGCCGCGCATCTGGCGATCGCCGGCAACGACGTGATCATGGAGTTCAACTACTCGGAGATCTACACCCCGCTCGACCTCAAAGTCGGCCGCTGCCATCTCGCGGTGGCCGAGCGGCGGGACATGGCCGGGCGCGAGGATCCGCAACGCTGGAGCCATTTGCGCGTGGCGACCAAGTACCCGCAGATCACCCGTCGGCATTTCGCCCAGCGTGGCGTACAGGCGGAGTGCATCAAGCTCAACGGCGCCCTCGAACTGGCGCCGAGCCTCGGGCTCTGCCGGCGGATCGTCGATCTGGTGGCGACCGGCCGCACCCTCCGAGACAACGGTTTGGTCGAAGTCGAGCGGATCGCCGAGGTGACGGCCCGGCTCGCGGTCAACCGCTCGGCCTTCAAGACCCGCTCGGCGCAGGTTGGCGAATGGATCGAGCGGTTTCGGGAGGCCGCCGATGCCCAGACGGCTTGA
- a CDS encoding DUF2948 family protein: MRLRAEDAPDLEVIAAALQDAVVPISDMRYLPGDRQFALVVSRFRWELDEADFERPVRGERVNAGLVFEGVVKVRSFRIDLRDRSQVLELLTIQTGDGHVDLLFAGGGTVRLEVESIACRLEDYGEPWPTLFRPSHSPDDRS, from the coding sequence ATGCGGCTGCGCGCCGAGGATGCCCCCGACCTCGAGGTGATCGCGGCGGCGCTGCAGGACGCGGTCGTGCCGATCTCGGACATGCGCTACCTCCCCGGCGACCGCCAGTTCGCCCTGGTGGTCAGCCGCTTCCGCTGGGAGCTGGACGAAGCCGATTTCGAGCGGCCCGTCCGCGGCGAGCGGGTGAATGCAGGGCTCGTCTTCGAGGGCGTCGTCAAGGTGCGCTCGTTCAGGATCGACCTTCGCGATCGCAGCCAGGTGCTCGAGCTCTTGACCATCCAGACCGGCGATGGGCATGTCGATTTGCTGTTCGCCGGCGGCGGCACGGTGCGGCTCGAGGTAGAGAGCATCGCCTGCCGTCTCGAGGACTATGGCGAGCCCTGGCCGACATTGTTCCGGCCGAGCCATTCACCCGACGACCGGAGCTGA
- a CDS encoding succinate dehydrogenase assembly factor 2, whose product MQSDVRRKRLLFRSSHTGTKEMDLFLGAFAEAHLAAMTDAQLSRYEALLEIDDPTLYAWITGRQAPPPGQESDVLELIRSFKYRPY is encoded by the coding sequence ATGCAATCCGATGTCCGCCGCAAGCGTCTGTTGTTCCGCAGCTCCCATACCGGCACCAAGGAGATGGATCTCTTTCTCGGCGCCTTCGCCGAGGCGCATCTGGCTGCCATGACCGATGCGCAGCTCAGTCGCTACGAGGCCCTGCTGGAGATCGACGATCCCACGCTTTATGCCTGGATCACCGGCCGCCAAGCGCCTCCGCCGGGGCAGGAAAGCGATGTCTTGGAGTTGATTCGAAGTTTTAAATATCGCCCGTACTAA
- a CDS encoding DsbA family oxidoreductase: MRLDIFSDVICPWCFIGKRRLERALAARPLPDLTAHWRAFQLNPDMPAEGMDRQHYIEAKFGDKGRAEEIYERVTAAGRGDGIAFAFDKIRRTPNTVQAHRLIRLASREGGQDAMVERLFLGYFLEGADLSSDKTLAMLAAEAGLGRNDVASYLRGAEDRTEVEADSQLAYRAGISGVPCFVVDGKFALAGAQEPEAFGPLFDAARADGESVRAASD; this comes from the coding sequence ATGCGCCTGGATATCTTCTCCGATGTGATCTGCCCCTGGTGCTTCATCGGCAAGCGGCGCTTGGAGCGGGCGCTTGCCGCCCGTCCGTTGCCCGATCTCACGGCGCATTGGCGCGCCTTCCAGCTCAACCCCGACATGCCGGCCGAGGGCATGGACCGTCAGCACTACATCGAGGCGAAGTTCGGCGACAAAGGGCGGGCCGAGGAGATCTACGAGCGGGTGACGGCGGCGGGGCGCGGCGATGGCATCGCCTTCGCCTTCGACAAGATCCGACGCACGCCGAATACCGTGCAGGCGCATCGGCTGATCCGGCTCGCCAGCCGCGAAGGCGGTCAAGATGCGATGGTCGAGCGGCTGTTTCTGGGATATTTCCTCGAAGGGGCGGATCTCAGCAGCGACAAGACTCTGGCGATGCTGGCGGCCGAGGCCGGTCTCGGGCGGAACGACGTCGCCTCCTATTTGCGGGGCGCGGAGGACCGCACCGAGGTCGAGGCCGACAGCCAGCTCGCCTATCGCGCCGGCATCAGCGGGGTTCCCTGCTTCGTCGTCGATGGCAAGTTCGCGCTGGCCGGAGCCCAGGAACCGGAAGCCTTCGGCCCGCTGTTCGACGCCGCGCGCGCGGACGGAGAGTCGGTTCGGGCGGCTTCCGACTGA
- a CDS encoding UPF0262 family protein, with translation MSEPGSRIVKITLDEASIARRGPDIDHERAVAVFDLVEQNYFQPRDAGTGPYHLHLAVVENKLSLDIRSTEEESLVQVELPLAPFRRLVKDYFTICDSYFDAVRSAPQSRIEAIDMGRRALHNEGSELLQERLADRLEVDFDTARRLFTLLCALHLRL, from the coding sequence ATGTCCGAGCCCGGCAGCCGCATCGTCAAGATCACCTTGGACGAGGCCAGCATCGCCCGGCGCGGACCGGATATCGATCATGAGCGCGCAGTCGCCGTGTTCGATCTGGTCGAGCAGAACTACTTCCAGCCGCGCGATGCAGGCACCGGCCCGTACCACCTGCATCTGGCCGTGGTCGAAAACAAGCTCAGCCTCGATATTCGCTCGACCGAGGAGGAGAGCCTCGTCCAGGTCGAGCTGCCGCTCGCTCCGTTTCGACGGCTGGTCAAGGACTACTTCACGATTTGCGACAGCTATTTCGACGCGGTCCGCAGCGCGCCGCAGTCGCGCATCGAGGCGATCGACATGGGTCGCCGGGCGCTGCACAACGAAGGCTCGGAGCTGCTGCAGGAGCGTCTGGCCGATCGGCTCGAAGTGGATTTCGACACCGCACGGCGGCTGTTCACGCTGCTCTGCGCGCTGCATCTCAGACTATGA
- a CDS encoding NIPSNAP family protein yields MIVDHRTYTLKPGAVGAYFAAYEKQGLKIQLKHLGRLVGYFVSEVGPLNQIVHIWAYESLAERDQRRGAMQADPKWQAWVKNSRDYFLAQENKILKEAPFSHVKWTGPKG; encoded by the coding sequence ATGATCGTCGACCACCGCACTTACACACTGAAGCCCGGCGCCGTTGGCGCGTACTTCGCGGCCTATGAGAAACAGGGACTGAAGATCCAGCTGAAGCATCTCGGACGCTTGGTCGGCTATTTTGTGAGCGAGGTCGGTCCGCTCAACCAGATCGTTCATATCTGGGCCTATGAAAGCCTGGCCGAGCGCGATCAGCGCCGCGGCGCGATGCAGGCAGACCCGAAATGGCAAGCCTGGGTCAAGAATTCCCGCGACTATTTTCTGGCGCAGGAGAACAAGATCCTGAAGGAGGCGCCGTTCAGCCACGTCAAGTGGACCGGCCCGAAGGGCTGA
- the mfd gene encoding transcription-repair coupling factor encodes MYSLSDLLSIAGRVEVSGAPEGLDALLLGDLALAVPGRPVLHVARDDARLARLIEALRFFHPRLEVLALPAWDCLPYDRVSPSPDLVSRRIDSLTRLATSLPGAPGRIVVTTVSAVLQRLPKRPVLANAVRELKLGDQVRVEGLVTYLQHNGYRRAETVREAGEYALRGGILDVFPTGTEEPLRLDFFGDELEGIRSFDPLSQLTTAKRERLSFKPMSEVMLDPDSIQRFRSGYRAAFGADTADPLYEAVSAGRQHAGMEHWLPLFHDRLETVFDYLDQARVTLDHQVDLAIAARFETIAEYYAARRSMSRVTEEDGGTLYRPLPPERLYLTAQEWQDRLLERPVAALSPFAGGGDGLQRADAGGKPGQDFADVRAQPDANVYEAVREAIEGLGRAGQRAVVAAYTEGSADRLKHLLAEHGLNKLERAPDWSAVAALPAGTAGLVVLGLERGFATDGLAVLAESDILGERLSRPSRRGRRGEAFIREASTLAEGDLVVHIEHGIGRYDGLVTLDVSGAPHDCLRLLYAGGDKLFVPVENIEVLSRYGSEDADAQLDRLGGAAWQARKARVKQRVRDMADRLMRIAAERELKQGETVSKPDGLYEEFSARFPYAETDDQLRAIEEVEIDLSSGRPMDRLVCGDVGFGKTEVALRAAFLALMAGMQVAVVVPTTLLCRQHFRTFSERFKSLPVRIGQLSRLVASKEAAETKKGVSDGRVEMVIGTHALLAKSMRFANLGLLVVDEEQHFGVAQKERLKELKANVHVLTLTATPIPRTLQMALSGVREMSVIATPPVDRLAVRTFVLPYDPVIVREAIMREHFRGGQTFYVCPRIEDMPRVLERLEKLVPEVKVATAHGKLSPRALENVMSRFYDREFDILLSTNIVESGLDIPSANTLIVHRSDMFGLAQLYQLRGRVGRAKIRAYSYLTLPPNKLLTPSALKRLEVMQTLDTLGAGFSLASHDLDIRGAGNLLGEEQSGHIREVGIELYQQLLEEAVAAARGGETLAEADSWTPQITLGTPVLIPESYVADLSVRLGLYRRIATLVDQAEIDAFAAEMIDRFGKLPDEVENLLRIIAIKRLCRSAGVEKVEAGPKGAVVSFRNNRFAKPEALVKYISRQAGTVKVRPDQKLVFQRGWDTDQARVQGLHRLMSELVKLAA; translated from the coding sequence TTGTATTCCCTTTCTGATCTCCTCTCGATTGCGGGCCGCGTCGAGGTCTCGGGAGCGCCCGAAGGCCTGGATGCGTTGCTGCTCGGCGACCTTGCCCTGGCCGTGCCCGGGCGACCGGTGCTGCATGTGGCCCGCGACGATGCGCGCCTCGCGCGCCTGATCGAGGCGCTCCGCTTCTTCCATCCACGCCTCGAGGTCCTGGCGCTGCCGGCATGGGACTGCTTGCCCTATGACCGGGTCTCGCCGAGCCCGGACTTGGTGAGCCGCCGCATCGACAGCCTGACCCGGCTCGCGACCAGCCTGCCCGGCGCCCCGGGGCGCATCGTCGTCACCACGGTGAGCGCGGTGCTCCAGCGCCTGCCGAAACGCCCGGTGCTGGCGAACGCGGTCCGCGAGCTCAAGCTTGGCGACCAGGTCCGAGTCGAGGGTCTGGTGACCTATCTGCAGCACAATGGCTATCGGCGCGCCGAAACCGTGCGCGAAGCCGGCGAATACGCGCTCCGCGGCGGCATCCTGGATGTGTTCCCGACCGGCACCGAAGAGCCGCTCCGGCTCGATTTCTTCGGCGACGAGCTTGAAGGCATCCGCAGCTTCGACCCCTTGAGCCAGCTCACGACGGCCAAGCGCGAGCGCCTCAGCTTCAAGCCGATGAGCGAGGTGATGCTGGATCCCGATTCCATCCAGCGCTTTCGCTCCGGCTACCGTGCCGCCTTCGGCGCCGACACCGCCGATCCGCTCTATGAGGCGGTCAGCGCCGGCCGCCAGCATGCCGGCATGGAGCACTGGCTGCCCTTGTTCCATGACCGGCTGGAGACGGTGTTCGACTACCTGGACCAGGCGCGGGTGACCCTCGACCATCAGGTCGATCTGGCGATCGCCGCTCGCTTCGAGACCATCGCCGAATACTACGCGGCCAGGCGCTCCATGAGCCGGGTGACCGAGGAGGATGGCGGCACGCTCTATCGGCCGTTACCGCCCGAACGGCTCTATCTCACCGCCCAGGAATGGCAGGACCGGCTGCTGGAGCGGCCCGTGGCCGCGCTCTCGCCCTTTGCCGGCGGTGGCGATGGCTTGCAGCGCGCGGATGCCGGCGGCAAGCCCGGGCAGGATTTTGCCGATGTGAGAGCCCAACCCGACGCCAACGTCTACGAGGCCGTGCGCGAGGCGATCGAAGGGCTCGGGCGCGCCGGCCAGCGCGCGGTGGTGGCGGCCTACACCGAAGGCTCCGCCGACCGTCTCAAGCATCTCCTGGCCGAGCATGGCTTGAACAAGCTCGAGCGGGCGCCGGATTGGAGCGCGGTCGCAGCACTCCCGGCGGGAACCGCGGGCCTGGTCGTGCTCGGCCTCGAGCGCGGCTTTGCCACCGATGGACTCGCCGTTCTGGCCGAATCCGACATCCTGGGCGAACGGCTGTCGCGCCCGAGCCGCCGCGGGCGCCGCGGCGAGGCGTTTATCCGCGAGGCCTCGACCTTGGCCGAAGGCGATCTCGTCGTCCATATCGAGCACGGCATCGGCCGCTATGACGGTTTGGTCACCCTCGATGTCTCGGGCGCGCCCCATGACTGTCTCCGCCTCCTCTATGCCGGAGGCGACAAGCTGTTCGTGCCGGTGGAGAACATCGAGGTGCTCTCCCGCTACGGCTCGGAGGACGCCGATGCGCAGCTTGACCGGCTCGGCGGAGCGGCCTGGCAGGCGCGCAAGGCCAGGGTCAAGCAGCGCGTGCGCGACATGGCCGACCGGCTCATGCGCATCGCCGCCGAACGGGAGCTGAAGCAAGGCGAAACGGTCAGCAAGCCCGATGGCCTCTACGAGGAGTTCAGCGCGCGCTTTCCCTATGCCGAGACCGACGACCAGCTGCGCGCCATCGAGGAGGTCGAGATCGACCTTTCCTCCGGCCGCCCGATGGATCGGCTGGTTTGCGGCGATGTCGGCTTCGGCAAGACCGAGGTGGCGCTTCGGGCCGCTTTCCTCGCCCTGATGGCCGGCATGCAGGTGGCCGTGGTGGTGCCGACGACCTTGCTCTGCCGCCAGCACTTCCGCACCTTCTCCGAGCGCTTCAAGAGCCTGCCCGTGCGGATCGGGCAGCTCTCGCGCCTCGTCGCCAGCAAGGAGGCGGCGGAAACCAAGAAGGGCGTGAGCGACGGCAGGGTCGAGATGGTCATCGGGACCCACGCCTTGCTCGCCAAATCCATGCGCTTTGCCAATCTCGGCCTGCTGGTGGTCGACGAGGAGCAGCATTTCGGCGTCGCCCAGAAGGAGCGGCTGAAAGAGCTCAAGGCCAATGTGCATGTGCTGACGCTGACGGCGACGCCGATCCCGCGCACCCTGCAGATGGCGCTCTCGGGCGTGCGCGAGATGAGCGTGATCGCCACCCCGCCGGTCGATCGGCTGGCGGTGCGCACCTTCGTCTTGCCCTATGATCCGGTGATCGTGCGGGAAGCGATCATGCGCGAGCATTTCCGCGGCGGTCAGACCTTCTATGTCTGTCCGCGCATCGAAGACATGCCGCGGGTGCTGGAGCGCCTTGAGAAGCTGGTGCCGGAGGTGAAGGTCGCCACCGCCCACGGCAAGCTCAGCCCGCGCGCGCTCGAGAACGTCATGAGCCGGTTCTACGACCGCGAGTTCGATATCCTGCTCAGCACCAACATCGTCGAGTCCGGCCTCGACATTCCGAGCGCCAATACGCTCATCGTGCATCGTTCCGACATGTTCGGTCTGGCCCAGCTCTACCAGCTTCGCGGCCGCGTCGGCCGCGCCAAGATCCGCGCCTATTCCTACCTGACCCTGCCGCCCAACAAGCTCTTGACGCCATCGGCGCTAAAGCGTCTGGAGGTAATGCAGACCTTGGACACGCTCGGCGCCGGCTTCAGTCTCGCCTCGCACGATCTCGATATCCGCGGCGCCGGCAACCTCCTGGGCGAGGAGCAGTCCGGGCATATCCGCGAGGTCGGCATCGAGCTCTACCAGCAGCTCCTGGAGGAGGCGGTGGCCGCTGCCCGCGGCGGCGAGACGCTGGCAGAGGCGGATTCGTGGACGCCGCAGATCACCTTGGGCACGCCCGTGCTGATTCCCGAGAGCTATGTCGCCGACCTCTCGGTGCGCCTCGGCCTCTATCGGCGCATCGCCACCCTGGTCGACCAAGCCGAGATCGATGCCTTCGCCGCGGAGATGATCGATCGCTTCGGCAAGCTGCCCGACGAGGTGGAGAATCTGCTGCGAATCATCGCCATCAAGCGGCTCTGCCGCAGCGCCGGGGTGGAGAAGGTGGAGGCGGGGCCCAAGGGTGCGGTGGTCAGCTTCCGCAACAACCGCTTCGCCAAGCCCGAAGCGCTGGTCAAATACATCTCCCGGCAAGCGGGCACGGTGAAGGTCCGCCCCGACCAGAAGCTGGTGTTTCAACGCGGCTGGGACACCGACCAGGCCCGTGTCCAAGGTCTGCACCGGCTGATGTCGGAGCTGGTCAAACTCGCCGCCTAG